The following coding sequences lie in one Xiphophorus maculatus strain JP 163 A chromosome 4, X_maculatus-5.0-male, whole genome shotgun sequence genomic window:
- the agrp gene encoding agouti-related protein — translation MFGMLLLCCASSGLLRLATSMVHGVRLDDGPAAAFRPDAAYLADVDRGHAPSPLQDGGLLPVDSEEDRLLMEAGSNNEDLSALQLQGRAVRSPRRCIPHQQFCLGYSLPCCDPCDTCYCRFYNAICYCRPVGHTCPQRPT, via the exons ATGTTCGGcatgctgctgctctgctgcgcCTCCTCCGGTCTGCTGCGGCTGGCCACCTCCATGGTCCACGGAGTCCGGCTGGACGACGGCCCGGCGGCCGCCTTCCGCCCCGACGCCGCCTACCTGGCTGACGTCG ATAGAGGCCACGCCCCCAGCCCTCTTCAAGATGGCGGTCTCCTTCCTGTGGACTCAGAGGAAGACCGCTTGCTGATGGAGGCGGGCTCCAACAATGAG GACTTGTCTGCGCTGCAGCTGCAAGGCAGAGCCGTGCGTTCCCCTCGCCGTTGCATCCCTCACCAGCAGTTCTGTCTGGGTTACTCGCTGCCCTGCTGCGACCCCTGTGACACCTGCTACTGCCGCTTCTACAACGCCATCTGCTACTGCCGCCCGGTGGGCCACACCTGCCCACAGAGACCCACCTGA
- the LOC102231986 gene encoding chymotrypsin A-like, with protein MAFLWILSCLAFVGAAYGCGSPAITPVITGYARIVNGEEAVPHSWPWQVSLQDYTGFHFCGGSLINENWVVTAAHCTIRTSDRVVLGEHDRSSNAESIQVISPGQVFRHPQYNSFTINNDITLIKLSSPAQLNMRVSPVCLAESSDNFPGGMMCVTSGWGLTRYNAPSTPALLQQAALPLLTNANCSNYWGSNITDLMICAGAAGASSCMGDSGGPLVCEKSGAWTLVGIVSWGSSTCSTSTPAVYARVTELRAWVDQTIAAN; from the exons ATGGCTTTCCTGTGGATCCTCTCCTGCCTCGCCTTCGTCGGCGCCGCCTACG gtTGCGGCTCACCTGCCATCACTCCCGTCATCACCGGTTACGCCCGCATTGTGAACGGTGAGGAGGCTGTGCCTCACTCCTGGCCCTGGCAGGTGTCTCTTCAG GACTACACTGGCTTCCACTTCTGCGGAGGCTCTCTCATCAACGAGAACTGGGTGGTGACGGCTGCTCACTGCACTATCAG GACCAGCGACCGCGTGGTCCTCGGAGAGCACGACCGCTCCTCCAACGCAGAGAGCATCCAGGTGATTTCTCCCGGCCAG GTGTTCAGACACCCCCAGTACAACAGCTTCACCATCAATAACGACATCACCCTGATCAAGCTGTCCAGCCCCGCCCAGCTCAACATGCGGGTTTCCCCCGTGTGCCTGGCTGAGTCCTCCGATAACTTCCCTGGAGGCATGATGTGTGTGACCTCTGGCTGGGGTCTGACCCGCTACAACG cCCCCAGCACCCCCGCTCTGCTGCAGCAGGCCGCTCTGCCCCTCCTCACCAATGCTAACTGCAGCAATTACTGGGGCAGCAACATCACCGACCTGATGATCTGCGCCGGAGCGGCCGGAGCCTCCTCCTGCATG GGTGACTCTGGAGGTCCTCTGGTCTGTGAGAAGAGCGGAGCCTGGACTCTGGTGGGCATCGTGTCCTGGGGCAGCAGCACCTGCAGCACCAGCACTCCGGCTGTCTACGCCCGCGTCACCGAGCTGCGCGCCTGGGTCGACCAGACCATCGCTGCCAACTGA